The following are encoded in a window of Mustelus asterias chromosome 11, sMusAst1.hap1.1, whole genome shotgun sequence genomic DNA:
- the hhex gene encoding hematopoietically-expressed homeobox protein hhex, protein MQYQQHASSSAMSVNLPLYAPTPMQAVHPTPFYIDDILGRNGAPHATTVAPGPALPSPNSSFTSIASPYRTPIYEPTPIHPAFHHPALTPYSGSAFTGPLYPFARTVNDYTHAFLRQDTLGKPLIWSHFIQRPPHKRKGGQVRFSNDQTIELEKKFETQKYLSPPERKRLAKMLQLSERQVKTWFQNRRAKWRRLKQENPQGTKREESDNSDQSIESQCEKGRERCLSPDQNKAVLLNGSHCSTSPASQQNESEVSEDSEEEVDIDDDRSTYPANV, encoded by the exons ATGCAGTATCAGCAACACGCCAGCTCCTCGGCCATGAGTGTCAACCTGCCGCTGTACGCGCCCACCCCGATGCAAGCGGTGCACCCCACCCCGTTCTACATCGACGACATTCTGGGACGCAATGGGGCTCCTCACGCCACCACCGTGGCCCCCGGGCCGGCCCTGCCGTCCCCCAATTCCTCCTTTACCAGCATAGCGTCCCCGTACCGGACTCCAATCTACGAGCCGACTCCAATTCACCCGGCCTTCCACCACCCGGCGCTGACACCGTACAGCGGCAGCGCCTTCACTGGACCCCTCTACCCGTTTGCCAGGACTGTGAACGACTACACGCACGCATTCCTCAGGCAGGACACGCTGG GGAAACCGTTGATATGGAGCCATTTTATTCAAAGGCCGCCGCACAAGAGAAAAGGGGGACAGGTTCGATTCTCAAACGACCAGACCATTGAATTGGAAAAGAAATTTGAAACCCAGAAATATCTCTCACCCCCTGAGCGAAAACGACTGGCCAAGATGTTGCAGCTAAGCGAGAGACAG gtAAAGACTTGGTTTCAGAACCGCAGGGCTAAATGGCGGCGGCTCAAACAG GAAAACCCTCAAGGGACCAAAAGGGAAGAATCGGACAATTCGGACCAATCCATCGAAAGCCAGTGTGAGAAGGGTCGAGAGAGGTGCCTGAGTCCGGATCAGAATAAAGCAGTGCTATTGAACGGGTCGCATTGTTCGACCTCCCCGGCCTCGCAGCAAAATGAATCGGAAGTGTCGGAGGATAGCGAAGAAGAGGTGGATATCGACGACGACAGGAGTACTTACCCGGCCAATGTATAA